From a single Eleginops maclovinus isolate JMC-PN-2008 ecotype Puerto Natales chromosome 18, JC_Emac_rtc_rv5, whole genome shotgun sequence genomic region:
- the LOC134879744 gene encoding SPRY domain-containing SOCS box protein 4-like — MGQKISGSIKSVDVRGEPSYRPVRRELRGPDFCRPPRLDLLLDMPAASLETQLRHAWNPDDRSLNVFVKEDDKLTFHRHPVAQSTDCIRGKVGYTRGLHVWRIHWPARQRGTHAVVGVASAEASLHSVGYTALVGSDSESWGWDLGRNRLYHDGKNRPASTPAPTYPCFLEPDESFVLPDSLTVIMDMDEGTLSFMVDGQYLGVAFRGLKGKRLYPIVSAVWGHCEVTIRYVNGLDPEPLPLMDLCRRVARLALGRERIHQIDTLPLPQTLKNYLQYQ, encoded by the exons ATGGGCCAGAAGATCTCTGGCAGTATAAAGTCAGTGGATGTTCGCGGGGAGCCCTCATACCGGCCGGTACGCCGCGAGCTGCGGGGTCCGGACTTCTGTCGGCCCCCGCGGCTCGACTTGCTGCTGGACATGCCGGCGGCGAGCCTCGAGACGCAGCTCCGCCACGCCTGGAACCCCGACGACCGGTCGCTCAACGTCTTCGTGAAGGAGGACGACAAGCTGACATTTCACCGGCACCCGGTGGCTCAGAGCACGGACTGCATCCGTGGGAAGGTGGGCTACACCCGGGGGCTCCACGTGTGGCGGATCCACTGGCCGGCCAGACAGAGGGGCACGCACGCGGTGGTGGGCGTGGCCTCCGCCGAAGCCTCCTTACACTCGGTGGGCTACACTGCGCTGGTGGGATCGGACTCCGAGTCCTGGGGCTGGGACCTGGGCCGGAACAGACTCTACCATGACGGAAAGAACCGGCCCGCCTCCACGCCGGCCCCCACGTACCCCTGCTTCCTGGAGCCGGACGAGTCCTTCGTCCTGCCGGACTCTTTGACGGTAATAATGGACATGGACGAGGGAACGCTGAGCTTCATGGTGGACGGACAGTATCTGGGAGTAGCGTTCAGAGGACTTAAAGGAAAGAGACTGTATCCCATCGTCAGCGCGGTGTGGGGGCACTGTGAGGTCACCATTCGCTACGTCAATGGACTAGATC CGGAGCCCCTCCCCCTCATGGACCTGTGCAGACGAGTAGCTCGACTGGCTCTGGGCAGAGAGCGCATCCATCAAATTGATACCCTCCCTCTGCCGCAGACGCTCAAGAACTACCTCCAGTACCagtga